From the genome of Candidatus Hydrogenedens sp., one region includes:
- a CDS encoding glycosyltransferase family 39 protein, producing the protein MSNISINDHNYIPKNILYIALFLAFVSVSMFQGSRGLYETTEGRYALCARETYQNGNPLEPILHGKHHWSKPPLTYMAIASGLAIFGENSTWGARFYLIPAFFFTVLFVYLFVKNLWDETIGQITALIYAVSPFLIAGANSISTDTLLVLWHALTFFAFWKA; encoded by the coding sequence ATGTCTAACATTTCAATAAATGACCATAATTATATACCTAAAAACATTTTATATATTGCCCTCTTCCTTGCATTTGTAAGCGTAAGTATGTTTCAGGGAAGTCGTGGTCTTTATGAAACTACAGAAGGAAGATATGCTTTATGTGCCCGTGAAACCTATCAGAATGGAAACCCTTTAGAACCCATACTTCATGGAAAACATCATTGGTCTAAACCACCACTTACGTATATGGCTATAGCATCAGGATTGGCAATTTTTGGTGAAAATAGCACATGGGGAGCACGATTTTATCTTATCCCCGCTTTCTTTTTTACAGTCCTCTTTGTTTACCTCTTTGTAAAAAATCTTTGGGATGAAACAATTGGGCAAATTACTGCTCTTATCTATGCAGTCTCACCATTTCTTATTGCAGGAGCTAATTCAATTTCAACCGATACACTTCTTGTATTATGGCATGCCTTAACATTTTTTGCTTTCTGGAAAGC